The Streptomyces luteogriseus genome includes a window with the following:
- a CDS encoding Re/Si-specific NAD(P)(+) transhydrogenase subunit alpha, with translation MVPAEPQPQGIGIPAESTAGETRVAATPATVGRLVALGYDVTVEPGAGASSRFSDAAYEEAGARLGDPWQAEIVLKVNAPSSEEIGRLRDGATLIALISPALNPELVEELAGRPITVLAMDAVPRISRAQSLDVLSSMANIAGYRAVVEAAHAFGRFFTGQVTAAGKVPPAKVLVAGAGVAGLAAIGAARSLGAVVRATDPRPEVAEQVRSLGGEFLSVTAEQEVSTDGYAKATSDDYNRLAAQLYAEQAADVDIIITTALIPGRPAPRLITAEDVAHMKPGSVIVDMAASQGGNVEGTVAGKAVVTDNDVTIIGYTDLPGRLPAQASQLYGTNIVNLLKLLTPGKDGRLVLDFDDVVQRSITVVREGEKTWPPPPVQVSAAPAPVAAKEPEPAPAETPAKSARPAWSSYALVGVGALALFLVTALSPSELLGHFTVFVLAIVIGFYVIGNVHHALHTPLMSVTNAISGIVVVGALLQIGQGDTAVTVLSFAAILLASINIFGGFAVTRRMLGMFSKG, from the coding sequence ATGGTCCCAGCGGAACCGCAACCCCAGGGGATCGGCATACCGGCCGAATCCACTGCGGGCGAGACCAGGGTGGCGGCGACGCCGGCCACCGTGGGGAGACTCGTCGCGCTCGGGTACGACGTGACGGTCGAACCGGGAGCGGGAGCCTCGTCCCGCTTCTCCGACGCGGCCTACGAGGAGGCGGGAGCCCGGCTCGGCGACCCGTGGCAGGCGGAGATCGTGCTGAAGGTCAACGCCCCCTCGAGCGAGGAGATCGGCCGGCTGCGCGACGGGGCGACACTGATCGCGCTGATCAGCCCCGCCCTCAACCCCGAACTGGTCGAGGAGCTGGCGGGGCGTCCGATCACCGTGCTCGCCATGGACGCCGTACCGCGCATCTCGCGCGCCCAGTCCCTGGACGTGCTCAGCTCGATGGCGAACATCGCCGGATACCGGGCCGTGGTCGAGGCGGCACACGCCTTCGGCCGGTTCTTCACCGGCCAGGTCACCGCCGCCGGCAAGGTGCCGCCCGCCAAGGTGCTGGTGGCCGGGGCCGGAGTGGCCGGGCTCGCGGCGATCGGCGCGGCCCGCAGTCTCGGCGCCGTCGTCCGCGCCACCGACCCGCGGCCCGAAGTGGCCGAGCAGGTGCGCTCCCTGGGCGGGGAGTTCCTGTCCGTGACCGCCGAGCAGGAGGTGAGCACCGACGGCTACGCCAAGGCCACCTCGGACGACTACAACCGGCTCGCCGCGCAGCTGTACGCCGAGCAGGCCGCCGACGTCGACATCATCATCACCACCGCGCTCATCCCGGGCCGCCCGGCGCCGCGGCTGATCACCGCCGAGGACGTCGCGCACATGAAGCCCGGCAGCGTGATCGTCGACATGGCGGCCTCCCAGGGCGGCAACGTCGAGGGCACGGTCGCCGGTAAGGCCGTCGTCACCGACAACGACGTGACGATCATCGGCTACACCGACCTGCCCGGCCGGCTCCCCGCCCAGGCCTCGCAGTTGTACGGCACGAACATCGTCAACCTGCTGAAGCTGCTCACGCCCGGCAAGGACGGCCGGCTCGTCCTCGACTTCGACGACGTGGTGCAGCGCTCGATCACCGTGGTCCGCGAGGGCGAGAAGACCTGGCCGCCGCCCCCCGTCCAGGTGTCCGCCGCACCCGCACCCGTCGCGGCGAAGGAGCCTGAACCCGCCCCCGCCGAGACACCGGCGAAGTCCGCCCGCCCGGCCTGGTCCTCCTACGCCCTGGTGGGCGTGGGAGCGCTCGCGCTGTTCCTGGTGACGGCCCTCTCCCCGAGCGAACTCCTCGGCCACTTCACGGTGTTCGTCCTGGCGATCGTGATCGGCTTCTACGTCATCGGCAATGTGCACCACGCGCTGCACACCCCGCTGATGTCGGTCACCAACGCCATCTCCGGCATCGTCGTGGTCGGTGCGCTGCTGCAGATCGGGCAGGGCGACACCGCCGTCACCGTGCTGTCGTTCGCCGCGATCCTGCTGGCGAGCATCAACATCTTCGGCGGATTCGCCGTGACCCGCCGCATGCTCGGCATGTTCTCGAAGGGCTGA
- a CDS encoding MFS transporter, whose protein sequence is MMFAVAMTFIDQTIVSIAAPDIVRELGLSSSGMQWVVNAYLLALAAFFALGGRLADLYGPRRVVVIGTVVFVVSSVLCGCVPVGGAAQAWLIIFRATQGLGAALLFPAALAVVVAVFPVERRGRALALFFGVTGALTAVGPLLGGWLTNWTWRAVFWVNVPVAIVALVLTALAHISDRRRSGTLDVPGAVLIAIGMGLSVLGFQQAFSWGWDSWATWVCIVGGLAVLAGFVRFERGVEHPLIDLRVFRDKAFSVDALVLFFAMLAFVPLFFFASVYAQVSLSASPNQAALFLLYIFVGFAIASQWGGRILDKKGARPALKMGGVVGAVGFALWAGELTNLTMHDQWLYAALAGAGIGFILAPASTDAVNRAIGASYGEVTGITQTVRNFAASVGMAIYGTILTHVTTDNVTGTLESRGVPAGTAESTARDVTESVTGNGDARPPTGTGPAAEATRDAMSAIRMDFAEANQWVFYGMAIALGIAFLCALRHPGGTVDANAKVEEPAAQAR, encoded by the coding sequence ATGATGTTCGCCGTCGCCATGACCTTCATCGACCAGACCATCGTGTCGATCGCGGCCCCGGACATCGTCCGCGAACTGGGGCTGTCGTCCTCGGGCATGCAGTGGGTGGTCAACGCCTACCTGCTGGCCCTCGCCGCCTTCTTCGCCCTCGGCGGCCGTCTCGCGGACCTCTACGGGCCGCGCCGGGTCGTCGTCATCGGCACGGTGGTGTTCGTCGTCTCGTCGGTGCTGTGCGGTTGCGTCCCCGTAGGCGGTGCCGCACAGGCCTGGCTGATCATCTTCCGCGCCACCCAGGGACTCGGGGCGGCGCTGCTGTTCCCCGCGGCGCTGGCCGTGGTGGTGGCGGTGTTCCCGGTCGAGCGGCGCGGGCGTGCCCTCGCCCTGTTCTTCGGGGTCACGGGCGCGCTGACCGCCGTCGGCCCGCTGCTGGGCGGCTGGCTGACGAACTGGACCTGGCGCGCCGTTTTCTGGGTCAACGTGCCCGTGGCGATCGTCGCGCTGGTCCTCACGGCGCTGGCGCACATCTCCGACCGGCGGCGGTCCGGCACGCTGGACGTGCCGGGTGCCGTCCTCATCGCGATCGGCATGGGCCTGAGCGTCCTCGGCTTCCAGCAGGCGTTCTCCTGGGGCTGGGACAGCTGGGCGACCTGGGTGTGCATCGTGGGCGGCCTGGCGGTGCTGGCCGGGTTCGTGCGTTTCGAGCGCGGGGTGGAGCATCCGCTGATCGATCTGCGGGTCTTCCGCGACAAGGCGTTCAGCGTGGACGCGCTGGTGTTGTTCTTCGCGATGCTCGCGTTCGTCCCGCTGTTCTTCTTCGCCTCCGTCTACGCCCAGGTGTCGCTGAGCGCCTCGCCGAACCAGGCGGCGCTGTTCCTGCTGTACATCTTCGTGGGCTTCGCGATCGCCTCCCAGTGGGGCGGCCGGATCCTCGACAAGAAGGGCGCCAGGCCCGCGCTGAAAATGGGCGGGGTGGTGGGCGCCGTCGGATTCGCGCTCTGGGCGGGCGAACTCACCAACCTGACCATGCACGACCAGTGGCTCTACGCGGCGCTCGCCGGGGCCGGTATCGGTTTCATCCTGGCGCCGGCGTCGACGGACGCCGTGAACCGGGCCATCGGCGCCTCCTACGGCGAGGTCACCGGCATCACCCAGACCGTGCGCAACTTCGCGGCCAGCGTGGGCATGGCGATCTACGGCACGATCCTGACGCACGTCACGACCGACAACGTCACGGGCACCCTGGAGTCCCGCGGCGTGCCCGCCGGGACGGCGGAGAGCACGGCGCGCGACGTCACCGAATCGGTCACGGGCAACGGCGACGCCCGGCCGCCCACCGGCACCGGCCCCGCCGCCGAGGCGACCCGGGACGCGATGTCGGCGATCCGCATGGACTTCGCGGAGGCCAACCAGTGGGTGTTCTACGGCATGGCCATCGCGCTGGGCATCGCCTTCCTGTGCGCCCTGCGGCACCCGGGCGGCACGGTGGACGCGAACGCGAAGGTGGAGGAACCGGCGGCGCAGGCCCGCTGA
- a CDS encoding VOC family protein — MTNAPGEPGTPHATGHPAVTRLYARLVVSDGARAIDFYRATLGAEEIERYTGPDGTIVHAMLRLGGAAIAVKEADTGDPAPTSLGGSPVIMALDVPDADAVAEAMLRGGATVVYPVADQHYGQRGGRLADPFGHLWMISQTIEDLTPEQIQERTTDLFTS, encoded by the coding sequence ATGACGAACGCACCCGGCGAACCCGGCACACCGCACGCCACCGGCCACCCCGCCGTCACCCGCCTCTACGCCCGCCTCGTGGTCTCCGACGGAGCCCGGGCCATCGACTTCTACCGGGCGACCCTCGGCGCCGAGGAGATCGAGCGGTACACCGGCCCCGACGGCACGATCGTGCACGCGATGCTGCGACTCGGCGGCGCCGCGATCGCGGTCAAGGAGGCCGACACCGGCGACCCGGCGCCCACGTCCCTCGGCGGCAGCCCCGTGATCATGGCGCTCGACGTGCCCGACGCCGACGCCGTGGCCGAGGCCATGCTGCGGGGCGGGGCGACGGTGGTGTACCCGGTCGCCGACCAGCACTACGGGCAGCGCGGGGGCCGCCTCGCCGACCCGTTCGGCCATCTCTGGATGATCTCCCAGACCATCGAGGACCTGACGCCCGAGCAGATCCAGGAACGGACGACGGACCTGTTTACGTCCTGA
- a CDS encoding helix-turn-helix domain-containing protein produces MARTAEEAPVGLVVRPSLPALAPLIGAMGYTEGRFAHSAELALPTGAAQLLVNLDEDALSTSPPGGADRRTRGAAVHGPFSEPAVIDPAQQRAVLWVAFRPAGARPFLTVPVSALRDELVDLGELWGTDGAVLRERLLEAVAAQGPRAGLRVLETALTGRVTGPPAPDPGVRLAAALLDRGTPVGEVADRLGWTTGRLARRCTEHLGFTPKRYARIRRFQRLLHRVNAGHGPADWAALAADCGYHDQAHLIHEFRALAGLTPTAYAPRTPLERNHVPLGDRRNPPGRRFSTIHAARDPRS; encoded by the coding sequence ATGGCGCGTACGGCGGAGGAAGCACCCGTCGGGCTGGTGGTCCGGCCGTCGCTGCCCGCGCTCGCGCCCTTGATCGGTGCGATGGGCTACACCGAGGGACGGTTCGCGCACTCCGCCGAGCTGGCCCTGCCGACGGGCGCGGCGCAACTGCTGGTGAACCTCGACGAGGACGCCCTGTCCACGTCGCCGCCGGGGGGTGCGGACCGGCGTACCCGGGGCGCGGCCGTGCACGGGCCCTTCTCGGAGCCGGCCGTGATCGACCCGGCGCAGCAGCGGGCCGTCCTGTGGGTGGCGTTCCGTCCCGCGGGCGCCCGCCCCTTCCTCACCGTCCCGGTCTCCGCCCTCCGCGACGAACTCGTGGACCTCGGCGAACTGTGGGGCACGGACGGTGCGGTGCTGCGCGAGCGGCTGCTGGAAGCCGTCGCCGCACAGGGCCCGCGGGCCGGGCTGCGGGTGCTGGAGACGGCCCTGACGGGGCGCGTGACAGGCCCCCCGGCGCCCGACCCGGGGGTCCGTCTCGCCGCGGCCCTGCTCGACCGGGGCACACCCGTCGGCGAGGTCGCCGACCGGCTCGGCTGGACGACCGGACGGCTGGCGCGCCGATGCACCGAACACCTGGGGTTCACACCCAAGCGGTACGCGCGCATCCGGCGCTTCCAGCGGCTGCTGCACCGTGTGAACGCCGGACACGGGCCAGCGGACTGGGCGGCCCTCGCCGCGGACTGCGGCTACCACGACCAGGCCCATCTGATCCACGAGTTCCGCGCCCTCGCCGGCCTCACCCCGACCGCGTACGCGCCGCGCACGCCCCTCGAACGCAACCACGTACCGCTCGGCGATCGACGGAATCCGCCCGGTCGGCGATTTTCTACAATCCACGCCGCCCGGGACCCGCGATCGTGA
- a CDS encoding family 43 glycosylhydrolase, with protein sequence MAVRLLLAVLVTLAPCLAGAPAQAAVPDSPAAVHTNPIAEKRADPHIVKHTDGYYYFTATVPEYDRIVLRRATTIQGLKTAPETTIWTKHASGVMGAHIWAPEIHFIDGKWYVYFAAGATGDVWAIRMYVLEGTGANPLTATWTEKGQIKTQWESFSLDATTFTVNGVRYLAWAQRDPSVNNNTDVYLAKMANPWTITGAPVLLSRPTYSWETVGYKVNEGPAVIQHGGKVFLTYSASATDANYCLGMLTASASANLLSQASWSKSATPVFTSSAATGQYGPGHNSFTVSEDGKSDILVYHDRSYKDISGDPLNDPNRRTRVQKVYWNADGTPNFGIPVADGVTPQRFSSYNVPDRFVRHYDYRARIEADVTKLADSQFRVVPGLTGSGTVSLESANFPGYYLRHKNFEVWLEKNDGSTQFASDAAFRQRAGLADPAGVSYESSNYPGRYVRHWEYLLNVQAVSTATDRADATFYTQ encoded by the coding sequence ATGGCCGTACGGCTGCTCCTGGCCGTCCTCGTCACCCTCGCGCCCTGCCTGGCGGGCGCGCCCGCCCAGGCCGCCGTGCCCGACTCCCCCGCCGCCGTCCACACCAACCCGATCGCGGAGAAGCGGGCCGACCCGCACATCGTCAAACACACCGACGGCTACTACTACTTCACCGCGACCGTCCCCGAGTACGACCGCATCGTGCTGCGCCGGGCGACCACGATCCAGGGGCTGAAGACGGCCCCCGAGACGACCATCTGGACCAAGCACGCCAGCGGTGTGATGGGCGCCCACATCTGGGCGCCGGAGATCCACTTCATCGACGGCAAGTGGTACGTGTACTTCGCGGCCGGCGCCACCGGCGACGTGTGGGCGATCCGGATGTACGTCCTGGAGGGCACGGGCGCCAACCCGCTCACCGCCACCTGGACCGAGAAGGGCCAGATCAAGACCCAGTGGGAGAGTTTCTCGCTGGACGCGACGACGTTCACCGTGAACGGCGTGCGCTACCTGGCCTGGGCGCAGCGCGACCCGTCGGTGAACAACAACACCGACGTCTACCTCGCGAAGATGGCCAATCCCTGGACGATCACCGGCGCTCCGGTGCTGCTGTCGCGGCCCACCTACTCCTGGGAGACCGTCGGCTACAAGGTCAACGAGGGCCCGGCCGTCATCCAGCACGGCGGCAAGGTGTTCCTGACGTACTCCGCGAGCGCCACCGACGCCAACTACTGCCTGGGCATGCTCACCGCCTCCGCGAGCGCGAACCTGCTCAGCCAGGCGTCGTGGAGCAAGAGCGCCACCCCGGTCTTCACGAGCAGCGCCGCGACCGGTCAATACGGTCCGGGCCACAACTCCTTCACCGTCTCCGAGGACGGCAAGAGCGACATCCTCGTCTACCACGACCGCAGCTACAAGGACATCAGCGGCGACCCGCTCAACGACCCCAACCGCCGCACCCGCGTGCAGAAAGTGTACTGGAACGCCGACGGCACCCCGAACTTCGGGATCCCCGTGGCGGACGGGGTCACCCCGCAGCGCTTCTCCTCGTACAACGTCCCGGACCGCTTCGTGCGCCACTACGACTACCGGGCGCGGATCGAGGCCGACGTCACCAAGCTCGCCGACTCGCAGTTCCGCGTCGTGCCGGGCCTCACCGGCAGCGGGACCGTCTCCCTGGAGTCGGCCAATTTCCCCGGCTACTACCTGCGGCACAAGAACTTCGAGGTGTGGCTGGAGAAGAACGACGGCAGCACGCAGTTCGCGTCCGACGCGGCCTTCCGGCAGCGCGCCGGACTCGCGGACCCGGCCGGTGTGTCGTACGAGTCCTCCAACTACCCGGGGCGATACGTCCGCCACTGGGAGTACCTGCTGAACGTGCAGGCGGTGAGCACCGCCACCGACCGGGCGGACGCCACCTTCTACACCCAGTGA
- a CDS encoding polysaccharide pyruvyl transferase family protein → MHTQQGKRPRRVLLTGWFSFRDREATAGDVLALRRVEDVMRGTGIPYDVAWSPRFRPEALHLDRLWPEDYTHLVFVCGPLHGPQVEELHRRFAHCVRIAVGTSVIDPGSPAVTGFHRVLPRDGPDSEPVEDLAARAPDVPARPVVGVILAHGQHEYGQLRRHGQVAEEVTRWLAAKDCGRLELETRLDTHDWHLSATPAQLQSVLARLDLVVTDRLHGLVIALRVGTPVLAVDPVAGGAKLTAQARACGWPALVPAERLDVRQLDRWWDWCLTGGRVTARQIRDGFREGTVPDSADRLVEALARPVPG, encoded by the coding sequence GTGCACACACAACAGGGCAAGCGACCGCGCAGGGTGCTGCTCACCGGGTGGTTCAGCTTCCGGGACAGGGAGGCGACCGCCGGGGACGTGCTGGCCCTGCGCCGGGTGGAGGACGTCATGCGGGGGACGGGCATCCCCTACGACGTCGCCTGGAGTCCCCGTTTCCGTCCGGAGGCGCTGCATCTGGACCGGCTGTGGCCCGAGGACTACACCCACCTGGTGTTCGTGTGCGGCCCGCTGCACGGGCCGCAGGTGGAGGAGCTGCACCGGCGGTTCGCGCACTGCGTGCGGATCGCCGTGGGCACCTCGGTCATCGACCCCGGCAGTCCCGCCGTGACCGGCTTCCATCGGGTGCTGCCCCGGGACGGGCCGGACAGTGAGCCGGTGGAGGACCTCGCGGCCCGCGCCCCGGACGTACCGGCACGGCCCGTCGTCGGGGTGATCCTCGCGCACGGGCAGCACGAGTACGGGCAGCTGCGGCGGCACGGGCAGGTCGCCGAGGAGGTGACGCGCTGGCTGGCCGCGAAGGACTGCGGCCGCCTGGAGCTGGAGACCCGGCTGGACACGCACGACTGGCATCTGAGCGCGACGCCCGCGCAGCTGCAGTCCGTGCTGGCTCGGCTGGACCTCGTCGTCACCGACCGGCTGCACGGGCTGGTGATCGCGCTGCGGGTCGGCACACCGGTGCTGGCCGTCGACCCGGTCGCCGGCGGCGCCAAGCTGACCGCACAGGCCCGTGCCTGCGGCTGGCCCGCGCTGGTGCCCGCCGAGCGGCTGGACGTGCGGCAGTTGGACCGCTGGTGGGACTGGTGCCTGACCGGCGGCCGGGTGACCGCACGGCAGATCCGCGACGGGTTCCGCGAGGGCACCGTGCCGGACAGCGCGGACCGGCTCGTCGAGGCGCTGGCGCGGCCGGTTCCCGGTTAG
- a CDS encoding DUF3040 domain-containing protein, producing the protein MSIGRLPENEQRILDEMERALRRDRRLDRKLRTHRVRRRPDPAGVLARLAAYRPRVWTVAFLVAVSAGLMVAGIVTSEPGVIWAFAAIWPLTMFASFRLMCRWCGS; encoded by the coding sequence GTGTCCATCGGCAGACTTCCCGAGAACGAGCAGCGCATCCTCGACGAGATGGAACGCGCACTGCGCCGCGACCGTCGTCTGGACCGCAAGCTGCGCACCCATCGAGTGCGCCGCCGCCCCGACCCCGCCGGCGTCCTGGCCCGTCTGGCCGCCTACCGACCCCGTGTCTGGACCGTGGCGTTCCTGGTCGCGGTGTCGGCCGGGCTGATGGTGGCCGGGATCGTCACGTCCGAGCCGGGTGTGATCTGGGCGTTCGCCGCGATATGGCCCCTGACGATGTTCGCCTCCTTCCGGCTGATGTGCCGGTGGTGCGGAAGCTGA
- a CDS encoding HAD-IIIA family hydrolase: MSPVKAVLFDRDGTLVEDVPNNADPDRVRPVEGAREALDLLRGRGIRTGVVTDQPGVADGLLTDADVRRVNHRVDELLGPFDVFAVCPHGPDDGCHCRRPQPGMLLWAGGRICTGPAELVVIGSTAAGARAAHRAGAHGILVPNGHTRPEETARADHVAPDLLTAVRAVLDGPPKGRVLADERPIQEAFTADPE, translated from the coding sequence GTGAGCCCGGTGAAAGCCGTGCTGTTCGACCGCGACGGCACGCTCGTCGAGGACGTCCCGAACAACGCCGACCCCGACCGCGTCCGCCCCGTCGAGGGGGCCCGCGAGGCGCTCGACCTGCTGCGCGGGCGCGGCATCCGCACCGGCGTCGTCACCGACCAGCCCGGTGTCGCGGACGGACTGCTCACCGACGCCGACGTTCGCCGCGTCAACCACCGCGTCGACGAACTCCTCGGCCCGTTCGACGTGTTCGCGGTCTGCCCGCACGGCCCCGACGACGGGTGCCACTGCCGCCGGCCCCAGCCCGGCATGCTGCTCTGGGCGGGGGGCCGGATCTGCACCGGGCCCGCCGAACTCGTCGTCATCGGCTCCACCGCCGCCGGCGCGCGGGCCGCGCACCGGGCCGGCGCCCACGGCATCCTCGTCCCGAACGGGCACACCCGCCCCGAGGAGACCGCCCGGGCCGACCACGTCGCCCCGGACCTGCTCACCGCCGTCCGCGCGGTGCTGGACGGACCGCCGAAGGGCCGTGTCCTCGCCGACGAGCGCCCCATCCAGGAGGCGTTCACGGCCGACCCGGAGTGA
- a CDS encoding glycosyltransferase family 2 protein — protein sequence MTPYAVVIPTLASDTLADCLAALAAATGPRPEEIVLVDDRTEREPGPLQHPLSVLGDLRERTTVLGGGGRGPAAARNTGLRAVHTPWTVFLDDDVQVGARWCEQLAEDLAEASHDTAGIQGVLAVPLPGERRPTDWERGTAGLVRAHWVTADMAYRTEVLKQVGGFDERFQRAFREDADLALRVLDSGWRIRQGRRTTRHPVRSASRWASVRQQRGNADDALMRHLHGPDWWHKAVAPRGRIRTHAAITTAGVAACALAATGHGRAATACALGWAAGTAEFARARIAPGPRTRHEVATMVATSVLIPPTATWHRLAGAWRHRHTPAWQEEATP from the coding sequence ATGACCCCGTACGCCGTCGTGATCCCCACCCTCGCCTCGGACACCCTCGCCGACTGTCTCGCTGCCCTCGCCGCCGCGACCGGACCGCGCCCCGAGGAGATCGTCCTCGTAGACGACCGGACCGAGCGCGAACCCGGCCCGCTGCAGCACCCGTTGAGCGTCCTCGGCGACCTGCGGGAGCGGACCACCGTGCTGGGCGGCGGCGGTCGTGGGCCCGCCGCCGCCCGCAACACCGGGCTGCGCGCCGTGCACACGCCGTGGACCGTGTTCCTCGACGACGACGTCCAGGTGGGCGCCCGCTGGTGCGAGCAGCTCGCCGAGGACCTCGCCGAGGCCTCCCACGACACCGCCGGCATCCAGGGCGTCCTCGCCGTGCCGCTGCCCGGCGAACGCCGCCCCACCGACTGGGAACGCGGCACCGCGGGACTCGTCCGCGCCCACTGGGTCACCGCCGACATGGCCTACCGCACGGAGGTCCTCAAGCAGGTCGGTGGCTTCGACGAACGCTTCCAGCGCGCCTTCCGGGAGGACGCCGACCTCGCGCTGCGCGTCCTCGACTCGGGCTGGCGCATCCGGCAGGGCCGCCGCACCACCCGGCACCCCGTGCGCTCAGCCTCCCGCTGGGCGTCCGTGCGCCAGCAGCGCGGCAACGCCGACGACGCCCTCATGCGGCATCTGCACGGCCCCGACTGGTGGCACAAGGCCGTCGCACCGCGCGGCCGGATCCGCACCCACGCCGCCATCACGACCGCCGGGGTCGCCGCCTGCGCCCTCGCCGCCACCGGACACGGCCGGGCGGCGACCGCCTGCGCGCTCGGCTGGGCGGCCGGCACCGCGGAGTTCGCCCGCGCCCGGATCGCCCCCGGCCCGCGCACCCGCCACGAGGTCGCGACGATGGTGGCGACCAGCGTGCTCATCCCGCCCACCGCGACCTGGCACCGGCTGGCGGGTGCCTGGCGCCACCGTCACACCCCCGCCTGGCAGGAGGAGGCCACCCCGTGA
- a CDS encoding polysaccharide deacetylase family protein codes for MPSLTQKMKKTGTAFRTAGTLAATAALTLALSGCTGADTTAPAAVRARPATDIETVRFGAVDCREVKCIALTFDAGPSEHSARLLDILKEKQVPATFFLLGKRHIEKYPELVRRMADEGHEVASHTWDHKILTTLGPEEIREELERPNEEIERLIGRRPTLMRPPQGRTDDTVHAISRELGLSEVLWSVTAKDYQTTDSDLITRRVLAQSSRDGIILLHDLYDGTVPAVPGIIDALKERGYVFVTVPQLLAPGKAEPGEVYR; via the coding sequence ATGCCTTCTCTGACCCAGAAGATGAAGAAAACGGGGACCGCGTTCCGAACGGCCGGAACGCTCGCGGCGACCGCCGCCCTCACCCTCGCCCTGAGCGGCTGCACCGGGGCCGACACCACGGCTCCCGCCGCCGTACGGGCCCGCCCGGCCACGGACATCGAGACGGTCCGCTTCGGCGCCGTCGACTGCCGCGAGGTCAAGTGCATCGCACTCACCTTCGACGCCGGGCCCAGCGAGCACTCCGCGCGGCTGCTGGACATCCTGAAGGAGAAGCAGGTCCCGGCGACCTTCTTCCTCCTCGGCAAGCGGCACATCGAGAAGTACCCGGAGCTGGTGCGGCGCATGGCCGACGAGGGCCACGAAGTGGCCAGCCACACCTGGGACCACAAGATCCTCACCACGCTCGGACCCGAGGAGATACGCGAGGAGCTGGAACGCCCCAACGAGGAGATAGAGCGCCTCATCGGCCGGCGCCCGACCCTGATGCGCCCGCCGCAGGGCCGCACCGACGACACCGTGCACGCCATCAGCCGCGAACTGGGCCTCTCCGAGGTCCTGTGGAGCGTGACGGCCAAGGACTACCAGACGACCGACTCCGACCTGATCACCCGCCGGGTCCTCGCCCAGTCCTCCCGGGACGGGATCATCCTCCTCCACGACCTCTACGACGGAACGGTGCCGGCGGTGCCCGGGATCATCGACGCGCTGAAGGAACGCGGCTACGTCTTCGTGACGGTGCCCCAACTGCTCGCGCCCGGCAAGGCGGAGCCGGGCGAGGTGTACCGATAA
- a CDS encoding SRPBCC family protein, with protein MANFLLERTVPLPLDEAWRRITRWPRHGDAVPLTAVGVVPPGPTREGTLVVARSGAGPLAFDDPMEVTVWQPPQDGAAGMCRLEKRGRVVLGWAELEVRPGPGGRTRVIWREEIRIRFLPSLFDGLVLRSSRYVFGRALNRLLRQA; from the coding sequence GTGGCGAACTTCCTGCTCGAACGCACCGTCCCGCTCCCCCTCGACGAGGCGTGGCGGCGGATCACACGGTGGCCGCGGCACGGTGATGCGGTGCCGTTGACGGCGGTCGGGGTGGTACCGCCCGGGCCGACGCGCGAGGGCACACTCGTCGTGGCCCGCTCGGGCGCCGGGCCGCTGGCCTTCGACGACCCGATGGAGGTCACGGTGTGGCAGCCGCCGCAGGACGGGGCCGCGGGGATGTGCCGGCTGGAGAAGCGGGGCCGTGTGGTGCTCGGTTGGGCCGAACTCGAAGTGCGGCCGGGTCCGGGGGGCCGTACGCGGGTGATCTGGCGGGAGGAGATCCGGATCCGGTTCCTGCCGTCGCTCTTCGACGGCCTGGTGCTGCGCTCGTCGCGGTACGTTTTCGGCCGGGCCCTGAACCGCCTGCTCAGACAGGCCTGA